The Osmerus eperlanus chromosome 9, fOsmEpe2.1, whole genome shotgun sequence genomic sequence GCCCATGGCGGCAAGTTTCTCACGccgttttaaccctcgtgctgccttcgggtcacatgacccaaaggttcataacgaaccatcgttgtgtttacccaattttacccaatacaaaaacaaatacaaataattttcttttaaccattccaatatggggggtctgagacagcccgacagttaaaagaaaatgcttcactttgtttttgtatgaggtaaatttgtcgcaatacgacggtgggtcacaatgactgatgggtcagaatgacccgaagataacacaagggttaaggcgcTGACCTTTCTGAATAGCTTCTGTTAAAAGCCCATCAACACTTGTTTTGACAGTTTTGACTCTAGAAAACAAACCAGTGTTAAACCGTCCTTACACGCCATAAAGTTTCATCCACATTTGAATATCGCTCTAATTAGGGTCTGAAACAAATTGACCATTAGGCCTATATTTCTCATCAAACTGGTCTCCTAAGTTTTCTGTAATGTATGTAGGCTACAGAACATGATTAGTAGGCCTACTAGGATAGCCTACATTGTGCAAGTGTGGAACAAGCATCTTTGTCTGGATTCAGCACAAGTTTTCATTTTAATATAATAATGTAATATTAATTTTAGAACTGAATATTTATTATACTGTCCAGTCATAGTCATTATCgtgttttttataaatgttttattcAGAGGTATCTTAAGGGTTATATTTGGAAAAATACACCAGATAGTATTGTTGCTGTCAGCCAGTAGCTTGATGAGTCATCACAAGGCTCCTGTCATTTCTCCTAAACAGGTCCGGATGGCGATAGGTCACCATGGCAGGCAGCTGTTTATAACCGTTTGTAAAGGCTGTTTTGTTTCGGGTTTGTTTGGTTAGGCGTGTGGAAGCTTGCCTGAACAAACTAAACATAAAATGTATTGAATACTTTGTCTGTTACCAACAGTGCTCAGTATCGCTTCTCTGTTGAACACAGCCTACACACAGGGATGTGTAAGGGATGTGTAAGGTTTTAAttaacatttatttatacaGGTATGTCAATTCAGAACAACGTATTTCATGGAATTGTCCCGTGTGCTGCAAGTAGGCCCTATACTGTGTAAAACTGTATGGTGTTTTTGTTTCTACTCTACATAGCAACTGAAACACTCCAACCTGGTGAACTTGATTGAGGTGTTTCGACGTAAACGGAAGCTGCACCTGGTCTTTGAGTATTGTGACCACACGGTCCTCAATGAGCTGGACCGCTACCCCAgagggtgagacacacgcatgcatgcactcaGGAACACATCAATACACACAGTAGCGCAGTAGAAAAAACACAGTGGGACATTGTGTTTCCCACTGTTTCCCACTGTGTTTCTCACTATGTTTCCCACTGTGACTACACCCACATCTTTAGTCATGGACAGATTGTATGCTCGCATCCTAATTATCACTAATCCAAGTATAATTTCATCCAACTAGCCGTTAGACTAAAGGAAATGCACTCCTGTGGTGCTCTATATATTACTAAAGTACACACCCATGCTCCCCCAGTTCCCCTTCTACACAGAGTAGGACTGCATCCCCGTACACTGCAGCCATTGTAAAGTACAAGCTGTTTACGTGGAGAGCAGCAGAGGACTATCAGCTTGTTATAATCCTTTTAGGTGTCTGACAGGCTGCATGCAGAAGGACATAATCAGCTGCATTCTATCAGTGTACACTATGTATGGTACTATTCTATCAGAATCTTGTGCATTCTATTAGTGTGCACTACACTGCTCTGTGGTGGCTTCAGTGTTTGACTGTTGCCAAGGAGGCTGTCCTGGTGGTTGTGGAATGTTTACAGTGATGCACACTCCCAGACGGCCATAGCTGGCAGGGCTGCAAGCTGCAGGGGTTCTGAGGCGCTCTCCGAAATTTGTACTCTGTCCGTGGTGTTGGTACCCCAGGAGGCAcccccagcctgggggaggggagggggggggcacagccaGGGGAAGGAGGTGGTTATTAATTGCCAGTCACAAGCCTCGATTTAGCCATAACCCAGGCAACGCTGATAGATAGACCCTGTATCAACAAAGCCTCAGGCAGCCCAGTCACAATAGCGGGGCCTTAACTGGCCTCCAGTTCCTCCCCTCAAGAaccagaggaacaggagagagacccAGCCTGGATGCTGGCTGCTGCCGTCCTGACTGTTTGTGTTTGAACCACAGTGTTCCGGAACACCTGGTGAAGAGTATTACCTGGCAAACACTCCAAGCCGTCAACTTCTGCCACAAACAGAATGTAAGTAGTTATCTGTCTGCTCGCTTTTACAGGGAGAGGCTAAGAGACACAAACACCGTTTGAATTCCTTTCAGTCTTTGTGACTACTGTCGACCTTTTACTATCCAGGAGTTAGGCCTATGTAGTTTAGCACTCTTGGAGTCGTTTTTCCCAACTCTTAAAATCCACTTCACTTAACTTTTCAGCTATTTCAATATCATCCTGTCCTCCCTGGCAGTCAACATTGGTTAATTGTTCTCTTTTACTGGAATTCTTTTCTCCTCGCTGACCAGTAGTTAATGTATCACAGGGACACAGCGGCAGGGTCCTTTTAACAGTCTGGGGAATCAACGCCTGTTTAGATTTTTTAGCTTCTCGCAAACGCGTCCCAAACTTATTCCAAGACCACAGGTGCTATTTAAACTCCCAGAAGCGCTGATAGTTGGAACAGTCCACTTGGTTCTGAAGGTCATTCAGTGACTAACTGCATTGTCTCACTTTGTTGCAGTGCATTCACAGAGATGTTAAACCAGAGAACATTCTTATCACAAAACACCAGGTCATCAAGCTCTGCGACTTTGGATTTGCCAGAATACTGAGTAGGTGTTTCATGTCTGAATGTAATGCTCCTGTAGAAGACTCCTGTATGTGACACTGCCACCTGGTGGACCCTTAGTGTACTGCAACAACAAAGTTCCATCCGTTCCCTCTCCATTGAACTGAGAGGGATTTCATTTAAATGTTTCCTTTTGTGTTTTGTGCCCTATTTGTTGCATTTaaacttgttttgtgtgtgttttgtacttTAGCTGTGAATTTTGTATTTGAAACGTAATTTCTTCTGTCATATGTTGTGCCTCTGCTGTGACCCTGTCGTTTACATGTCATGCCTGTTCTGTTTCCCCTCAGCCGGACCGTGTGACTACTACACAGACTACGTGGCGACGCGCTGGTACCGGGCCCCGGAGCTGCTGGTGGGGGACACCCAGTACGGCCCCCCCGTTGACGTGTGGGCGGTGGGCTGCGTCTTCGCTGAGCTGCTCTCCGGGGTCCCCCTCTGGCCCGGCAAGTCAGACATGGACCAGCTGTACCTCATTAGAAAGACTCTGGGTAGGGTGACTGTTGGTGTTGTTTTCACTACTTTACCATCTTTTTGTAATTAGTTTGTATTACTTCAATGCATTAAATGAGCATCTCTCATAGAGTGCAAATGTGAAGTCTTATTTATTAAGTTCATCTCAGTTGTCGGAGAGATTTTTTCTGTCGTGTGCAGGAGATCTGACCCTTCGACACCAGCAGGTTTTCAGTAATAACCAGTTCTTCAGTGGAGTTTCCATTCCAGAACCACAAGAGATGGTGAGTTCCACATCACCTTTTTTCCCACAGTTTGGTTAATattaaacaaaaacaactgTCAGTATGAAAAGTTTTGTTTTCTTGTGTATGTCTCTTTAAAGGAACCTCTGGAGCAGAGATATCCTCATATCTCATATCAAGCACTAAGTCTTATGAAGGTACACTTAAACCACAATGTGAAAA encodes the following:
- the cdkl1 gene encoding cyclin-dependent kinase-like 1, giving the protein MEKYEKIGKIGEGSYGVVFKCRNKDNGQIVAIKKFVESEDDPIIKKIALREIRMLKQLKHSNLVNLIEVFRRKRKLHLVFEYCDHTVLNELDRYPRGVPEHLVKSITWQTLQAVNFCHKQNCIHRDVKPENILITKHQVIKLCDFGFARILTGPCDYYTDYVATRWYRAPELLVGDTQYGPPVDVWAVGCVFAELLSGVPLWPGKSDMDQLYLIRKTLGDLTLRHQQVFSNNQFFSGVSIPEPQEMEPLEQRYPHISYQALSLMKGCLRMDPLERLTCGQLLEHPYFDTQREESESAARELDRAARRRSRMTRKHLPPGYLPQLTSSSIFPALDNKKYYNNLRKFNYHFPNI